The following nucleotide sequence is from Nomascus leucogenys isolate Asia chromosome 13, Asia_NLE_v1, whole genome shotgun sequence.
tggctcactgcaacctctgccccccgagcttcaagcaattctcctgcctcagcttcccaagtagctgggactacaggtgcccaccaccacgcctggctaattgtttgtatttttaatagagatgggttttcaccctgttggccaggctggtcttgaactcctggcctcaagtgacccacctgccttggcctcccaaagtgctaggattacaggcctgagccaccatgcccagctggatcTCAGGATTTACAAATGTTCCACATTACTGGTAGTCAGAAAACCGTTAAAGTTAGGGTCATGCCATGGCTGCAGTGTATTGGCCAGGGTTGGGAATAAAGCTTGGCCTCAATCCATTGAAGCTGGGATTGTCTGTGGACAGGGTTGGAGTCGTACAGAGGGCCGAGTTAGGGGTCAGTCCATAAGTAGGGTTGAGGGCGAGTGAGTGGCCACATTTGGGAAGAATTTGAAGCCTGGTTTGGGGTTGGGTTTGGACAAGGTTGGAGAACACTGTGAGGGTGGGTTTGGGGGTCAATCTAAGGCCAGGGTTAGAAGTTAGGCTGTCATCCTGTGCAAAACCTGACCCCTGGTGATATCATCAACCTACCAAGCTGTGGCCACACAGGACTCAGCCACCCACAACATGAGATCCACTCTGGGTCCAGAAAGCTCTTTCACTCAAggcgggggtggggagatggaggACAAGGGAAGAAGAAACTGGATCCCCTCAGAGATCTATGCAGAAAGAGAAGGCACGCACAGGAAATAGAACACAACACTAACTTTAATGGGGCAGCCCTGAGCCGTATCCTTCAAACCTTCCCCCTCAGTACTCCGTGCGCGAGGAGGGAGAAGCGACTGCTACAGGCACATTGTCAATGTCCTCCCTACTCCTGGCGATCCCACTCCTCACCCCTTCCTCTCCAGCTGCTGCGGTCTCCGTCGCCGAGGTGGGTCCCGGGTAAGCTcccaggaggggcaggggagCCCCTCAGAGGCCCGGGGCAGATTTCCCCATGGCTGAGCATGGGGAACTAGCCTGGATGGAGACGCCGCCGTCCTCAGAGCTGGGCGGGGACCTGATACTGGGGGTGTTGACAGAGCCAAGGGACCGCCCCCCAAGGCCCAGCGCCGGGAGCTGCAAGGCCGGGACCAAGGTGTTGGACACTGCTTTGGGGGGCAGGCTAGGTCTCTGCACGTGGCTTCTGGGCTCTGGAAAACGGTCCATTCTCCTGACCAGGATCTCTGGAGTGGGAGGAGGCGGCTCAGTCCCGGGCCTCCGCTCCTAGAATTTCTGTCCCATCTCCTCCCACGTTCACCCATCCCAAGGAAGGAGGGCACTCGGGCTCCAAGAGGCTCGTGAGAGCAGCGGGCTCCGCCCTCCCAATGGTCTGTCCATCGGTGGGTGGGTGGGGCGCGGCGTCGGGGCTCTTGCGGGTACCGGGGCGTCCCCGCGCGGCCCGGGCCGCCGCTCACCGCTGCTTACGCTCCGCCTGCTGGAGCCGCCGGGAGAGGTCTTCGATCCGCACATTCTTGAGCTGGAGCAGGTGCTCTAGGCGCCTTACCTTCATCTGCAGGACCTAAGCCGCGCCGCGCAGCGCAGGGGTCAAGCCTGGCGGCCTGCTCTCTCCTGCCAGGCCTCTGCTGGCCACGAGCCCCCACCCGCAGCCTTCCTAGACCCCTCACCTGCACGGTCTCTTGAGAGGCCAACAGCTCCTGCTCCTTTTCAGCGATCTGGAGGACGAAGCTTGGGTCGCCCTGCAACTCCTGGTTATATACTGGAGGCCGAGGCACCGGCGGCCGGTCCCAGCTGGGGTGGGAAGCAGCTTAGCGGAGGCTTGGACCTCGGGCCCTACACTTACCCTTCCAGTGCCCTCGACCAggccttcccttctctccctctagCCCCTTTCCTGCTTCCCGACTGTCTCGGGCTCAGCCTACTGtgccccccaaccccagctgTGTGCAGAGATCACCAGCCTGGTGAAGTCGGAACTCCCAGCTTCTTTACCTGAGCTGACCCCCTCGCTGGGGGTCCGGGGCATCTTCACCTCGGGCCTTCTGGGATAAACCTGAGACAGGGCAAGTGGAGGAATGACTGTGCTGGAGTCTCATTCTCCTGCTTCCCCCTCCCTACTTCCACTCTCACAAGCGACAGGAAGAACAGAAGGAAAGCTACACCCAGGACGGAGAAATGGAAAAGGCCACCTTACCCACATCCATGTAGCCACTGCCATCCTGGGGAGCCAGCTCCTGAAAGAACCCCGGGGGTCCGCTGTAAGCCCGGGCTCAGTCATCCCCAAAGAGCCCCATGTCCCTTCCACGGGCCCCCAGGCCAGGCTCTATTAGCCAAGCACCCTCCCCGAcacttatcacccaggctggcctttGTGTGGTCTAGGGAGCgccccccacccagcccccagAGCAGTGGGAGAAGCTTGAGCGGGGTGGCACCTGTAAGGAGCCCACGCCCTGCTTCCTGCGCCTCTGCCTCTCCTCCAGGCGCTGCCTCAGCGGGATGAGCACCAGCTCCACCACGCCTGGGGTACACTGCGCGATCTTGCGCATCACGTCATCTGGTACTGAAAAGTTCAGCCTCTTTAGTACCTTCCTGAGGGGTAGACACAGGGATAGCAGATTGGGTCCTGGGGAAATGAAgtgaggggatgggggagagggaaaggggcaTGGTGGTTGCAGTTCTGAGTGCACAGCCCTGGGGGAGTGAAAGCACATCGCATCTGAGCTTCCTTGTGTGGGTGTCCCAAGGTTCCTTGCCTCCTTCCAAATAGAAGAgtctcttggccgggcgcggtggctcacgcttgtaatcccagcactttgggaggccgaggcgggcggatcacgaggtcaggagatcgagaccacagtgaaaccccgtctctactaaaaatacaaaaaattagccgggcgtggtggcaggcgcctgtagtcccagctactcggagaggctgaggcaggagaatggcgtgaaccacggaggcggagcttgcagtgagccgagattgcgccactgcactccagcctgggtgacagagtgagactccgtctcaaaaaaaaaaaaaaaaaaaagagtctcttgATTTTGTAATCGGACGAATTCTGTCTGCGTTgaccctccccaccctgccatcAAAACAGtctcagcctgggcaaagaaGACCATAGGAGATGATGGGGCTGGGGTAGTCCTTCCCGGGAACccagggtgggggctggagaTTCCCACTCCTGCACCCAGGTGTTCTGCTACCTGTTCAGATG
It contains:
- the SPEF1 gene encoding sperm flagellar protein 1 isoform X2, giving the protein MASSVDEEALHQLYLWVDKIPLSRPKRNLSRDFSDGVLVAEVIKFYFPKMVEMHNYVPANSLQQKLNNWGHLNRKVLKRLNFSVPDDVMRKIAQCTPGVVELVLIPLRQRLEERQRRRKQGVGSLQELAPQDGSGYMDVGLSQKARGEDAPDPQRGGQLSWDRPPVPRPPVYNQELQGDPSFVLQIAEKEQELLASQETVQVLQMKVRRLEHLLQLKNVRIEDLSRRLQQAERKQR
- the SPEF1 gene encoding sperm flagellar protein 1 isoform X1; translated protein: MASSVDEEALHQLYLWVDKIPLSRPKRNLSRDFSDGVLVAEVIKFYFPKMVEMHNYVPANSLQQKLNNWGHLNRKVLKRLNFSVPDDVMRKIAQCTPGVVELVLIPLRQRLEERQRRRKQGVGSLQELAPQDGSGYMDVGLSQKARGEDAPDPQRGGQLSWDRPPVPRPPVYNQELQGDPSFVLQIAEKEQELLASQETVQVRGLGRLRVGARGQQRPGRREQAARLDPCAARRGLGPADEGKAPRAPAPAQECADRRPLPAAPAGGA
- the SPEF1 gene encoding sperm flagellar protein 1 isoform X3 — encoded protein: MVEMHNYVPANSLQQKLNNWGHLNRKVLKRLNFSVPDDVMRKIAQCTPGVVELVLIPLRQRLEERQRRRKQGVGSLQELAPQDGSGYMDVGLSQKARGEDAPDPQRGGQLSWDRPPVPRPPVYNQELQGDPSFVLQIAEKEQELLASQETVQVRGLGRLRVGARGQQRPGRREQAARLDPCAARRGLGPADEGKAPRAPAPAQECADRRPLPAAPAGGA